Proteins encoded together in one Cicer arietinum cultivar CDC Frontier isolate Library 1 chromosome 4, Cicar.CDCFrontier_v2.0, whole genome shotgun sequence window:
- the LOC140920150 gene encoding uncharacterized protein, with protein sequence MSVAAVAKDYGPQLLSLFWIGLPYARIRNIQVHNTVLLGGFCLHSGLLLPTKFAPQDYDVRSAFGGFNLVRVAMIIIIFMYHASYAFVNQGSLLGLVISMELL encoded by the exons ATGTCGGTGGCTGCTGTAGCGAAAGACTATGGTCCCCAACTTCTATCTCTGTTTTGGATTGGTCTTCCCTATGCTAG GATTAGAAATATACAAGTGCACAACACAGTTCTGCTTGGTGGATTTTGTCTTCATTCTGGATTGCTTTTGCCTACAAAATTTGCTCCTCAAG ATTATGATGTACGTTCAGCATTTGGAGGATTCAACTTGGTGAGAGTTGCTATgatcataataatttttatgtatcaTGCTTCTTATGCCTTTGTTAATCAAGGGAGTCTCTTGGGTCTTGTGATTTCAATGGAGCTGCTATGA
- the LOC101497617 gene encoding probable hexosyltransferase MUCI70, which translates to MFQNNNHHGVSILVSDDESDELGRMRVRARRKRKKLGHKRLLRKLLLKYWMLLIIIPAACLLFYEATRIGLVPQSRTHVDGSTPTLVKQSHPNLDRLDPTTHVVAGVRERCLKLLPPEKLEQLEIPVEGETSLPIGKVLYMSERDAPFIGGNTTLSQLRAEDTRFNLFTGNQTFEERDRSFEVKETMMVHCGFYSVNGGFRISDEDKSFMEGCKVAVSTCAFGGGDDLYQPIGMSKASLKKVCYVAFWDEITLKAQELVGRRVGDNGFVGKWRVIVVQDLPFSDQRLNGKIPKMLSHRLFPHAKYSIWVDSKSQFRRDPLGVLEALLWRTSSLLAISEHGARGSVYDEAKAVVKKNKAKPEEVEVQLNQYRKDGLPEDKRFNGKKALCEASVIVRKHTPLTNLLMCVWFNEVVRFTSRDQLSFPYVLWQLKAFKNINMFPVCTRKDLVNSMGHIRKAKPLQN; encoded by the exons ATGTTCCAAAACAATAATCACCACGGCGTATCGATCTTAGTTTCCGACGACGAATCCGACGAACTAGGTCGGATGCGTGTTCGCGCTCGACGGAAACGGAAGAAACTTGGCCACAAACGATTGCTGAGAAAACTTCTGCTTAAATACTGGATGCTACTTATCATTATTCCAGCTGCGTGTTTGCTCTTTTACGAAGCCACACGAATTGGTCTAGTTCCACAATCACGCACTCATGTCGATGGATCTACTCCCACATTGGTTAAACAATCCCACCCTAACTTGGATCGTCTTGATCCTACTACTCATGTTGTTGCTGGTGTCAGAGAAC GTTGCTTGAAGCTTCTACCACCTGAAAAACTTGAGCAATTAGAGATTCCTGTGGAAGGAGAAACTAGTTTACCTATTGGTAAAGTCTTGTATATGTCAGAGAGAGATGCGCCTTTTATAGGAGGGAATACGACGTTGTCTCAATTGCGTGCGGAGGATAcaagatttaatttatttactggAAATCAAACATTTGAGGAAAGAGATAGAAGTTTCGAG GTGAAAGAAACTATGATGGTACATTGTGGGTTCTACAGTGTGAATGGAGGGTTTAGAATATCTGATGAAGATAAAAGTTTCATGGAAGGTTGCAAAGTGGCGGTATCTACTTGTGCATTTGGTGGCGGCGATGATCTCTATCAACCGATTGGAATGTCAAAGGCTTCGCTTAAGAAG GTTTGCTATGTAGCATTCTGGGATGAAATCACCCTAAAAGCGCAGGAATTAGTGGGTCGCAGAGTAGGAGACAATGGATTTGTTGGAAAATGGCGTGTAATTGTCGTTCAAGATCTTCCTTTTTCCGATCAAAGGTTGAATGGTAAAATTCCCAAG ATGTTAAGCCATCGCCTTTTTCCTCATGCAAAATACTCTATTTGGGTAGACTCCAAGTCCCAATTTAGGAGGGACCCACTAGGTGTGTTGGAAGCACTCCTTTGGCGCACTAGTTCTTTACTTGCCATCTCAGAACATGGAGCTCGCGGTAGTGTCTATGATGAAGCAAAGGCTGTTGTCAAGAAAAACAAAGCCAAGCCGGAGGAAGTTGAAGTGCAACTGAATCAATACAGAAAAGATGGCTTGCCTGAAGACAAGAGATTTAATGGAAAGAAAG CTCTATGTGAAGCCTCTGTTATAGTGAGGAAGCATACGCCACTAACAAATCTATTGATGTGTGTCTGGTTTAATGAGGTGGTTCGCTTCACTTCTAGGGATCAGCTCAGTTTCCCATATGTTCTGTGGCAGTTGAAAGCATTCAAAAACATCAATATGTTCCCTGTATGCACCCGCAAGGATCTGGTCAATAGCATGGGCCACATTCGAAAGGCAAAACCATTGCAAAACTGA
- the LOC101498070 gene encoding small ribosomal subunit protein uS9c, which produces MAVSLSSLTATLSSLSFSSNISHKPTTLSLSRTLSRSPKFSSFSLSATSLVAPSEPEIDDLRKYVKSRLPGGFAAQTIIGTGRRKSAVARVVLQEGTGKIVINYRDAKEYLQGNPLWLQYIKVPLITLGYENSYDVFIKAEGGGLSGQAQAITLGIARALLKVSEGHRVPLRQQGLLTRDSRVVERKKVGLKKARKAPQYSKR; this is translated from the exons ATGGCGGTTTCCTTATCATCTCTCACAGCTACTCTTTCTTCACTCTCATTTTCCTCCAACATCTCTCATAAACCAACCACTCTTTCTCTCTCCAGAACCCTCTCCCGCTCTCCCAAATTCTCTTCATTCTCTCTTTCCGCAACATCACTCGTTGCTCCTTCCGAACCGGAAATCGACGACCTCCGAAAATACGTCAAATCAAGACTTCCCGGTGGATTCGCCGCTCAAACTATCATCGGTACTGGTCGCCGGAAATCTGCCGTCGCTCGGGTTGTTCTCCAGGAAGGAACTGGCAAAATTGTCATTAATTACCGTGACGCAAAG GAATATCTTCAGGGAAATCCGTTGTGGCTTCAATACATTAAGGTGCCCTTAATAACTTTGGGATATGAAAATAGTTATGATGTATTTATTAAAGCTGAGGGTGGTGGCCTCTCCGGCCAGGCACAGGCAATCACCCTTGGCATTGCTCGTGCGTTGCTAAAGGTGAGTGAAGGTCATAGAGTACCTTTGAGACAACAAGGGCTTCTGACCAGAGATTCTAGAGTTGTTGAGAGGAAGAAAGTTGGTCTCAAGAAAGCTCGTAAAGCCCCTCAATATTCCAAACGTTGA
- the LOC101498407 gene encoding LOW QUALITY PROTEIN: protein DETOXIFICATION 33 (The sequence of the model RefSeq protein was modified relative to this genomic sequence to represent the inferred CDS: inserted 1 base in 1 codon), whose amino-acid sequence MAIDTPLLDNNNNSPSSVVDHEKPEKIVHKFGIESKKLWKLAGPTILTALSQFSIGALTLTFVGHVGELDLAAVSVENSVIGGFAFGVMLGMGSALETLCGQAFGAGHIRMLGVYMQRSWIILLTTALLLLPFYIWASPLLKLTGQTTEIADAAGKFALWMIPQLFAYALNFPIQKFLQAQRKVLVMLWISSGVLVVHVIVSWLIILKLEWGLVGAAVALNTSWWLIVIAQLLYIFITKSDGAWNGFTWLAFADLFSFVKLSLASAVMLCLEFWYLMILVVIAGRLAHPLVPLDAISICMNINGWDLMIALGFNAAISVRVSNELGAGDFRAAKFSVIVVSITSIAIGVIALIVVLTTRDYFPQLFTSSDAVAKETTKLAALLGVTVLLNSLQPVLSGVAIGAGWQSLVAYINLGCXXXXXXAGILLGFTFNLGAEGIWSGMIGGIALQTIILIVITSVTNWKKEADDAESRVRNWGGSIAYEN is encoded by the exons ATGGCAATTGACACTCCCCTACTAGATAACAACAATAACTCTCCTTCAAGTGTAGTTGATCATGAGAAGCCAGAGAAAATTGTTCACAAATTTGGGATTGAGTCGAAGAAGCTATGGAAATTAGCAGGTCCAACAATATTAACTGCCTTGTCTCAATTCTCAATTGGTGCACTCACTCTCACGTTTGTTGGCCATGTTGGTGAGCTTGATCTTGCTGCTGTTTCTGTTGAAAACTCAGTCATTGGTGGCTTTGCCTTTGGAGTCATG TTGGGTATGGGAAGTGCATTGGAGACACTATGTGGTCAAGCATTTGGTGCAGGTCATATAAGGATGTTGGGGGTTTACATGCAAAGATCATGGATCATCTTATTGACTACTGCCCTTTTATTGTTACCTTTTTATATTTGGGCATCTCCCCTCTTGAAGCTAACTGGACAGACTACTGAGATTGCAGATGCTGCTG gAAAATTTGCTTTGTGGATGATACCACAATTATTTGCATATGCTTTGAATTTTCCAATCCAAAAGTTCTTACAAGCACAAAGGAAAGTCCTTGTGATGTTATGGATATCATCAGGAGTATTGGTGGTACATGTAATTGTTAGTTGGCTTATAATATTGAAACTTGAATGGGGATTAGTTGGAGCTGCAGTTGCTCTCAACACATCATGGTGGTTGATTGTCATTGCTCAATTGTTGTACATTTTCATCACCAAATCAGATGGTGCTTGGAATGGATTCACATGGCTAGCATTTGCTGACTTATTTAGTTTTGTCAAACTTTCTTTAGCTTCAGCTGTTATGTTATG CTTGGAATTTTGGTACTTAATGATACTGGTGGTGATAGCAGGGCGTTTGGCTCACCCTCTAGTACCTTTGGATGCCATATCTATATG TATGAACATAAATGGTTGGGATTTAATGATCGCGCTCGGGTTTAACGCTGCAATAAG TGTGAGAGTATCAAATGAACTTGGAGCAGGTGATTTTAGGGCTGCAAAGTTCTCAGTGATAGTGGTTTCCATCACATCAATAGCCATAGGTGTTATTGCATTGATCGTAGTACTAACCACAAGAGATTACTTTCCTCAATTGTTTACTTCAAGTGATGCTGTTGCTAAGGAAACAACTAAACTTGCTGCCTTGCTTGGTGTCACTGTACTTCTAAACAGCCTTCAACCAGTCCTGTCTG GTGTTGCTATTGGAGCTGGTTGGCAATCTCTTGTGGCATACATCAATCTTGGGT TNNNNNNNNNNNNNNNNGCAGGAATATTGTTGGGATTCACATTTAATCTTGGAGCAGAG GGTATTTGGTCAGGTATGATTGGAGGCATAGCCTTGCAGACCATAATCCTTATAGTCATCACTTCAGTAACAAATTGGAAAAAAGAG GCTGATGATGCAGAAAGCCGTGTGAGGAACTGGGGAGGATCAATTGCATAcgaaaattga